Genomic DNA from Flavobacterium sp. N502540:
TCGCTTCTTCTTTCTGCATAGCTTGTAAAATACCAGCTAATTCAGGATGTTTATTGATATAAGAATCATAATCCTTATCAATAGCACCCGCAGTTGTAAACGCACACATTTGTTGTGCATCACTAGCAAAAAAGCGATCGATATTCTGAAAAATGAAATCGGCAGTAGGGCCTTCTCCAAAAAGCTTTGGTCCTTCCACTCCAAACAATTTCAACCCCACTCCAATAGTGGAATTTAAGTCCGGTGAAGTGGGTCCTGTATCACTAGAGAAACGAACAGCACAATCAAAACTAGAACCCGCAAAAATACCTTTTTTAAATTTTTCAGGAATATCCTCATTGATTACGAATTGTCCATAAGTGATACCGTGTTGTTTTCTAAAAACAGCACGTTGGGCTGGGTGTTGCCCATTTTCAATTCGGGTTTTTTGGCCCATTTCTACAAACATCTCCTTAAGACGCTGTGTCACCATTTCAGTACTGCCACTACTGTCCCAACATTTTACGTTGTTTGCAGTAGGTTTTTCAATGCTTCGTTTTTTGTTGTCCATATTTAGTAGTTATTGATTTGTTACGGCTCAATGGTTAGCTATCTAATTGATAGTACACCCTAACGAAAATAAGATTTATCCTGCAAATGAATATAGGTAGTTTTACGTGTTTTTATAAAAGCTTCCTGATATCCTTCGCACTATGTCAACTTCGAATACTGTTTATAAAATGGGATTAGCAATCCTATAAACAGCCTATCGATAACTTTTAAAACTAAAAATGTAAACAAAAAGACTGTACGGGATGTTGAACAGCCTTTACAGGGTATGCCTACAAAGCTGTTTTTTCATTCCTAAATAAAATTTAGCTGAAAGAAATGTTTATCCGTTTGCTATAATACTTATGCAAATGCTCTTCAAACTTACCAGACTAATTTTCCTGCCGCTTTTTTCCAATCAAGCCATGATACTATCAATTGTTTTTTAAGCTGATTCTGAAATAATTCCAGATTTTGCAATTTGATCTCTTTATCATTTAGTTCATTAAAGGCTATTTGATCAAATTTATATCGGTCCTGATAAATCATTACAATCTCTGAAGTGAGCTTACTGTTTTCACTCACTGTTTTTAGTTGTTCCAGGACATTAGCATAAACAGTAGCGGCATTTAAAGCATTGTATTTGCTTTTATTAATATTCTCTGTAATTCTGTCCTTATTTTGATTTTGCTGAAATTTTAACTGATCAATTCTTTTTGCTGTATTTTCTCCAAAAGAAAAAGGCAACTTTAATGAGACACCAACATAACTATTTCCATACCAACTATTTTGCTGAAAAGGATTTAGCTTTTCTGTAAATTGATCTGCTCCTAAATAACCATTTATAGTAATCAATGGGCTATATTTAGTTCTTTCCAGTTTTTTCTTATTCTCTAATACTTCATTTTGCGTTTTCAAAATTTCAATTTGAGGCAATGCTTCAATTAGATTATCATCAAGATTGCCAATACTTTCCTCTACGCTGTATTTTTCTAATTTCACAGCAGCAGCAACCAAAGATTCATTTCCAATAACGTATAAGAAATACTGTTTCAAAACCAATACATTATTTAGGGCATTGCGGTATTTTTGAACCGCATTATTGTGCGTTACTTTAGCATCGTTTACGTCCGTTTTTAAAACTCTTTTGTATTTGTATTTTTGATTAATAGTTTCCAGACTCAGCGCTGTACGTGCAGTATCACCAACCGCTTCTTTTTCTTGTTCTTCTGCAACTACTATATTTAGATATACTTTTGAGACTTCATAAGTAAGTTCCAGCTTTGCCTCTTTTTCATTTAAAGCAGCTAGTTTCTCCTGTAGTTTCGATTCGGCTATTAATTTTGAAATGGTCATATCCAGTAAGGGTTGCTGCAATAAAACACCTGCGCTTTGAGAATAATTAGCTCCTAATTTTACCGGAACCACACCCTCTGATGCTTGATGAGAATTAAATGCTTCAGCCGGTAAAACACTTGTAGCAATAATCGGATTGTACTGATAATTATAATTCAACGCCACTCTGGGCAAATATTTCGCATTTAATTCTTTTGTTCTTAATTGATTGATTTTATATTCTTTTTCCATTGAAGCTACTATCTTTCTATTCTTTTGTGCTGCTTCAATAGCCTTATCTAAGGTCCAGACCGGACTTTGTGCATTCATTTTAAAAAATCCTGACAACAGAAAATAGCTTATAAAGCAGATATACCATACATTATTTTTCATCCTAACAACTTTTTAACCTCTAAAAACAGAGGCAGGTTCTACATTTTTTATTCTTCTAATGGCAAACACAGCTCCGAAAAGCGAAATAGAGAAGGTAACTGTTAGAATTATGAAAAGTATTCCGGGACTAAAATCTATTACTATTCCCGATTGATACATTCCGTTCTTAAACCCTAATAAGAAAATAAAAGCAATCATAAACCCAACAATAGCAAATAAAGCGGCTTGTGTAAGTATTAATTTCCTAATGTAGGAATCGGTTGCACCAATTGCTTTTAGAGTTCCATAATCCTTAATTCTGTCAAGTGCTGATGAATACATCGTTAATCCAATAATAAAAAAACCGGCAATAATGGCAAATCCTACTAAGGAGCCCGTACTGGCACCTAAACCTGTAGAAGCCAAAACACTATTTATGGTTGCTGAACTCAAGGATGATGTTCGCCATGCTCTTACTCCATAAATAGAATTATTGATCTGATCGACAACCTGGTCTACATCTTTCCCTTTTTTTACATTTACCAATAAAGCGCTTATAGCAGTAGAGGGAATATTACTGTAAAATCTTGCTCTGTCAATCGTAGTGTACATTAAGTAACCACCCCAACCCCTTATCCCTTTTGTTTGCAGGGTAATTACTGCTCTTTTCCCATTGATTTCAAAACTAGTCCCAACATTTGATGAACCTCCAAAATTACTTCGGTCAAAATAATCTGCAGACACAGCTGCCTCCTGTACTAAATCTGAAAGTTCTCCTTGTACAACCTTTGCACGATCCGGACCTGCTTTAAAATACGGAAATTCACTTCCAATAATATTTACAACAGCACTGGTTCCGTTAGGAAATTTTGCCTTACCATTTGTTACAACCATTGGAAATGCCTCTTTCACTCCCTCCAAACTCTTGATTTCTTTCTCTTTTCTGGTATCTATCAAACTAAGCTGATTGGCATCTGTCGTTTTATTATCAACAACCCAAATATCAGCTGTTGTATTTTTTACCAGCACACTCATTAGTCCTGTCAAAAAATTAAATGTCCCAATTTGTTGTCCAATAAGAAAAGTACTTATTACTATTCCAACCACTACTCCGATGCTTTTTGTTTTATCGAAACGAATAAACTTCCACGCTGTTTTAATACCAAATTTCATACTTAGCTATTATTTGTTTTCATTTATACAGGGAATTCATACCTCTATATTGGCATTTCCAGTCCCTATGAAGTTATCCCTCATCATTCTTGTTTGTGATGCTTACTTATTTTGATGCCTGAATAACGCATTCAATCCGGGAATTAATTAAATACTTCGTTGGGTTGTTCAACAGAATTTTTATTTCCCGCACTCTTCTGTCTTCCTGATCTTCTGCTTTTTCAGAAAAAATAGATTTGCGTTTAAGTGCCAAAGACGCGAAAATAACTCTGCCAGATCCGATAATTTTATTGGATCCTATTTGACGAATAATGGCTTTCTGACCTTTTTTAACTTTGTCTGCAAACAGCTCATCAATTTCACAGGCAGCAACCAAATTACTTTTCGGAATAAAATCTGCAAAAGACTGACTGGGTGACAATGCAGCTCCTTTTGTTGCGTACATGGTCATAATTTGTCCATCACCCGGTGCTTTTATCAAATATTGCTGCAGCTCACGGTTTGACACTTCCAGATCTTGTTTTATTTCCTGAAGTCTGGAATTCTCAACCAAAATCTTGCTTTTCAATTGTTCCAGATTTGTTTGAAAAATTTTAGTTTCGGTTTCAAGATTATCAACATTCTGTTTTATTTCTGCGCCTTTTTCTTGTAAGTTTCTCAGTCGCTCTAATTCTGTTTGTTTGTTTGCAACATTTATTTTCTGCTCTTTTAGCTTCAGCTGTGCTATGTCTATCTCCGCTTTTTGTGTTTGAATTCGACTTTTTATCCGGGCGATTTTAGCATCCTGAACGGAATGATCCAATTCGATAATTAAATCATTTTTCCCAATTGTATCATTTTCCTTTTTATGGATAGCCAGAACAACACCACCCACTTCTGTTGCCAATAAAGACAATTTCTCCTCCGGTTCAACACGTCCGATTCCTACAATACCCGATGAAAGAACTTCTTTAGTAAAACCTGTCTGACCCTGTTTTACTTCGTCTTTTTTATTACAGCTAAAAAAAAGAAGGGCCGTTATAGAAATTAAAATATATTTCATTCTTTATAATTTGATTAATTGATTCTTTATAAATGTTGCACTCTCATTTTCAGTCGCAATTCCACTATCCACATAAATAATTCTGTCTGCAAACTTCTTAAGCCGCATATCATGTGTAACCACAATTACACTTTTTCCATTTTGAGCAAGTTCTTTTAGTTCCTCCATTACTAAACCAACACTTTTTACATCTAATGCAGCTGTTGGTTCATCACAAAGCACAATTGGCGGATTGGTTACCAGTGCCCGTGCAATCGAAACTCTTTGTTGCTGGCCACCACTTAGCATTTTGGGTAAATTTTTCATTCTGTCTTTCATCCCCACTAATTCAAGAGCTTTTTCTGCTTTTTTCTTAGCCACGGGTTCGCTTACCTTCATAAGCTGCAACGGCATCATTACATTTTCTAAAGAATTAAGTGGTGCTAAAAGATTAAAACTTTGAAATACAAAACCTATTTTATTCAATCTCAAAGCCGATAATTCCTTAGCCGAAAGCGCATTTACGTGTTGACCATCAATAAAAACATCTCCTTTTGTTGGATAAATAACACAGCCTAACAGCGATAATAGTGTAGTTTTCCCCGAACCCGAAGGACCAATTATTAAGGTGAGCTCCCGGGTTCTAAACTGAATAGTTGTTGCTTCCAGAGCCGTAATCAATGTATCACCGGTTTGATACTCCTTGCAAGCCCCCTTTAACTCTGCAATAACTTTTTTTTCAGAATTTATCTCTTCCATAATTTTATGTCATGATTTAAGTTTGCCTGGTAATGCCAGTCATTTTATAAAAGACAGGCTCTTTTAAACTAAAATTTCAAAAATCCTTAGTAAAGATTTATTTTAATAGTAGCGTCATTATTTAAGATATAAACAGAGCAATCCTGAAATGTTGGTGCCCCGCCATCCGGCATAAAATTCGTACTGTTCCCTACAGGCTCTTTAGGCATCCCCAACCAGTTACTGTTTAGTTTTCCGTTATTATCCAAATCCTGATAAACCGTAATTGCGTAAGTCCCTCTTGGCAAATCAATTTGAAACTTCATCGTTTCCTGATTCACTTTTTGAACTTTGGTAAAGCAGGCTCGCTTGAGAAAATTTTCTTTTTTATCATATACATTTAATACAACAGCTCCTTTACCTTTTTGAACATTGTGTACATCAACATTCGTTTTTATCTGTTGTGCATTAGTAAAATACGATACTCCCAATAGAAGAATGCTTAAAATAGATTTTTTCATTTTGTCTTTAATTTTATAATTTTTAATGTGATTCTGTTTGTGTGCCTATTTCCCAAAACGATAACTGAGCATCATTTTGACATAAG
This window encodes:
- a CDS encoding TolC family protein → MKNNVWYICFISYFLLSGFFKMNAQSPVWTLDKAIEAAQKNRKIVASMEKEYKINQLRTKELNAKYLPRVALNYNYQYNPIIATSVLPAEAFNSHQASEGVVPVKLGANYSQSAGVLLQQPLLDMTISKLIAESKLQEKLAALNEKEAKLELTYEVSKVYLNIVVAEEQEKEAVGDTARTALSLETINQKYKYKRVLKTDVNDAKVTHNNAVQKYRNALNNVLVLKQYFLYVIGNESLVAAAVKLEKYSVEESIGNLDDNLIEALPQIEILKTQNEVLENKKKLERTKYSPLITINGYLGADQFTEKLNPFQQNSWYGNSYVGVSLKLPFSFGENTAKRIDQLKFQQNQNKDRITENINKSKYNALNAATVYANVLEQLKTVSENSKLTSEIVMIYQDRYKFDQIAFNELNDKEIKLQNLELFQNQLKKQLIVSWLDWKKAAGKLVW
- a CDS encoding ABC transporter permease — translated: MKFGIKTAWKFIRFDKTKSIGVVVGIVISTFLIGQQIGTFNFLTGLMSVLVKNTTADIWVVDNKTTDANQLSLIDTRKEKEIKSLEGVKEAFPMVVTNGKAKFPNGTSAVVNIIGSEFPYFKAGPDRAKVVQGELSDLVQEAAVSADYFDRSNFGGSSNVGTSFEINGKRAVITLQTKGIRGWGGYLMYTTIDRARFYSNIPSTAISALLVNVKKGKDVDQVVDQINNSIYGVRAWRTSSLSSATINSVLASTGLGASTGSLVGFAIIAGFFIIGLTMYSSALDRIKDYGTLKAIGATDSYIRKLILTQAALFAIVGFMIAFIFLLGFKNGMYQSGIVIDFSPGILFIILTVTFSISLFGAVFAIRRIKNVEPASVFRG
- a CDS encoding HlyD family secretion protein, which translates into the protein MKYILISITALLFFSCNKKDEVKQGQTGFTKEVLSSGIVGIGRVEPEEKLSLLATEVGGVVLAIHKKENDTIGKNDLIIELDHSVQDAKIARIKSRIQTQKAEIDIAQLKLKEQKINVANKQTELERLRNLQEKGAEIKQNVDNLETETKIFQTNLEQLKSKILVENSRLQEIKQDLEVSNRELQQYLIKAPGDGQIMTMYATKGAALSPSQSFADFIPKSNLVAACEIDELFADKVKKGQKAIIRQIGSNKIIGSGRVIFASLALKRKSIFSEKAEDQEDRRVREIKILLNNPTKYLINSRIECVIQASK
- a CDS encoding ABC transporter ATP-binding protein; the encoded protein is MEEINSEKKVIAELKGACKEYQTGDTLITALEATTIQFRTRELTLIIGPSGSGKTTLLSLLGCVIYPTKGDVFIDGQHVNALSAKELSALRLNKIGFVFQSFNLLAPLNSLENVMMPLQLMKVSEPVAKKKAEKALELVGMKDRMKNLPKMLSGGQQQRVSIARALVTNPPIVLCDEPTAALDVKSVGLVMEELKELAQNGKSVIVVTHDMRLKKFADRIIYVDSGIATENESATFIKNQLIKL
- a CDS encoding DUF2141 domain-containing protein → MKKSILSILLLGVSYFTNAQQIKTNVDVHNVQKGKGAVVLNVYDKKENFLKRACFTKVQKVNQETMKFQIDLPRGTYAITVYQDLDNNGKLNSNWLGMPKEPVGNSTNFMPDGGAPTFQDCSVYILNNDATIKINLY